In a single window of the Platichthys flesus chromosome 5, fPlaFle2.1, whole genome shotgun sequence genome:
- the LOC133954453 gene encoding transcription factor Sox-10-like, translating into MSGEEHSLSEAELSPGASDDGHSLSPTQPGAPPGPGSPLAVPPQQLAALCGADGSEDDGGTSRGKSEEEDDRFPIGIREAVSQVLDGYDWTLVPMPVRVNNGNKAKPHVKRPMNAFMVWAQAARRKLADQYPHLHNAELSKTLGKLWRLLNESDKRPFIEEAERLRKQHKKDYPEYKYQPRRRKNGKLTTGESDSQGEGEASHSQSHYKTLHLEHNGGTGSPLGDLHHHHHHHHHPAGHSPPTPPTTPKTELQSGKLSDAKRDGAAGAAGGSGGSRGALGVGAEGASGGPSSSGAKPHIDFGTMDIGEISHEVMSNIEPFDVNEFDQYLPPNGHPQSGTGGPAAGSSASSYAYALAAASGHSAWLSKQQPQASPSSSDPTKAQIKSESVSGSHYAEASSSPSSGTHVTYTPLSLPHYGSAFPSLASRAQFEYGEHQAPGAYYAHSSQAPGLYSAFSYMGPTQRPLYTTIGDPSSVAPSHSPTHWEQPVYTTLTRP; encoded by the exons atgTCGGGCGAGGAGCACAGCCTGTCCGAGGCGGAGCTGAGTCCCGGGGCGTCAGACGACGGTCACTCACTGTCACCGACTCAACCTGGAGCGCCGCCGGGCCCGGGCTCACCTCTGGCCGTGCCGCCGCAGCAGCTCGCCGCGCTCTGCGGTGCGGACGGCAGCGAAGACGACGGAGGCACATCCAGGGGCAAGtcggaggaagaggacgatCGCTTCCCGATCGGTATCAGGGAGGCAGTGAGTCAGGTGCTGGACGGATATGACTGGACACTTGTGCCCATGCCGGTGCGCGTAAACAACGGGAACAAAGCAAAGCCCCACGTCAAGAGGCCCATGAACGCCTTCATGGTGTGGGCGCAGGCGGCAAGGAGGAAACTGGCGGATCAGTACCCCCACCTGCACAACGCCGAGCTGAGCAAGACCCTCGGCAAACTGTGGAG GCTGCTGAACGAGAGCGACAAGAGGCCATTCATCGAGGAGGCGGAGAGGCTGAGGAAACAGCACAAGAAGGACTACCCGGAGTACAAGTACCAGCCCCGGAGACGCAAAAACGGCAAACTAACGACCGGTGAGTCTGATAGTCAGGGGGAAGGGGAAGCCAGCCACTCCCAGTCTCACTACAAGACCCTGCATCTGGAGCACAATGGCGGCACTGGTTCTCCCCTGGGTGacctgcaccaccaccaccatcaccaccaccatcctgCTG GTCATAGCCCACCCACGCCCCCCACCACCCCAAAGACAGAGCTCCAGTCTGGAAAACTGTCAGATGCCAAGAGGGATGGGGCAGCAGGAGCGGCAGGAGGATCAGGGGGGTCCAGAGGAGCCCTCGGGGTGGGAGCTGAAGGTGCATCCGGTGGTCCCTCATCATCGGGAGCTAAACCCCACATCGACTTTGGCACCATGGATATTGGCGAGATCAGCCATGAGGTGATGTCCAACATCGAGCCGTTTGATGTCAATGAGTTTGACCAGTACCTCCCTCCAAACGGCCACCCGCAGAGTGGAACCGGGGGCCCTGCAGCCGGCTCCTCGGCCTCGTCTTATGCCTACGCCTTGGCCGCCGCTAGTGGGCACTCAGCCTGGCTCTCCAAGCAGCAGCCCCAGGCCTCTCCGTCTTCCTCCGACCCCACAAAGGCCCAGATCAAGAGCGAGTCGGTGTCTGGGAGCCACTATGCCGAGGCctcgtcctctccctcctcggGCACCCATGTTACCTACACGCCGCTCAGCCTCCCCCACTACGGCTCCGCCTTCCCCTCGCTGGCCTCCAGGGCTCAGTTTGAGTACGGAGAGCATCAGGCCCCAGGGGCGTACTATGCCCACTCCAGCCAGGCCCCGGGGCTGTATTCAGCCTTCTCCTACATGGGCCCTACACAGAGGCCTCTGTACACTACCATAGGAGACCCCTCCAGCGTGGCCCCCTCCCACAGCCCCACACACTGGGAGCAGCCTGTTTACACCACACTCACAAGACCTTGA
- the LOC133954526 gene encoding ATP-sensitive inward rectifier potassium channel 12-like, translated as MVGTARPNLHYCPRRQSLMITGAMGAVRVNRYSIVSTDEDTLKISTLGLHNGHSPLTQQTLAGACMQGEEGGECPVSEERRGALSLRVTNEPIVHNSCRAPPSCHLGLDLGTGHLRSRFVKKNGQCNVVFNNMEDKPRRYLADIFTTCVDIRWRYLLLIFTTTFLLSWLLFGLIFWGVAFAHGDFDFHLPVKDGDPRNGFEGGKDEWRPCILHIQGFIGAFLFSIETQTTIGYGFRCVTEECPVAVVTVVVQSIVGCIIDSFMIGTIMAKMVRPKKRAQTLLFSHNAVIALRDGKLCLMWRLGNMRKSHIVEAHVRAQLIKPKVTAEGEYLPLEQTDIDVGYDDGLDRLFLVSPLVVVHEINKNSPLYDMSCSDLHKEDFEIVVILEGMVEATAMTTQARTSYLAKEILWGHRFEPVVFEKGDRYHVDYSRFHKTYEVPSTPHCSARELSHMKVRGGQSSSSSSSYSRSPSLFAPRPSRLLGPHSPSAFCYENEVALCCGDDEDEENAKKEAGSLNIRSDRELKMRDDIHSGFKETFVEEQTAEMLCVLDTDNQISLDRLQPTLPLYISRESGV; from the exons ATGGTTGGAACTGCCCGCCCCAACCTGCATTACTGCCCTCGCAGACAAAGCCTGATGATCACCGGTGCCATGGGAGCGGTGCGAGTCAACAG ATACAGCATCGTTTCCACAGATGAAGATACCCTGAAGATCTCCACCTTGGGCCTTCACAATGGCCACAGTCCTCTGACTCAGCAGACCCTGGCGGGGGCCTGTATGCAaggtgaggaaggaggagagtgtCCAGTTAGTGAAGAAAGAAGAGGGGCTTTGTCTCTCAGGGTAACAAATGAGCCAATTGTCCACAACAGCTGCCGTGCACCACCTTCATGTCATCTGGGCCTTGATCTGGGCACCGGCCACCTGCGCAGCCGCTTTGTGAAGAAGAACGGACAGTGCAATGTGGTGTTCAACAACATGGAGGACAAGCCACGACGATACCTGGCTGACATTTTCACCACCTGTGTGGACATACGCTGGCGCTACCTGTTACTCATCTTCACCACCACCTTCCTTCTATCCTGGCTGCTGTTTGGCCTGATCTTCTGGGGAGTGGCGTTCGCACATGGAGACTTTGACTTTCACCTCCCTGTTAAGGACGGGGATCCTCGGAATGGTTTTGAGGGAGGAAAAGACGAATGGCGGCCATGTATTCTCCACATCCAGGGCTTCATTGGGGCATTCCTCTTCTCCATAGAAACCCAGACCACCATTGGATATGGTTTCCGGTGTGTCACTGAGGAGTGCCCAGTCGCTGTGGTGACTGTGGTGGTGCAGTCCATCGTGGGATGCATTATTGACTCCTTCATGATCGGCACCATCATGGCAAAGATGGTGCGGCCCAAGAAGCGGGCTCAGACCTTGCTGTTCTCGCATAATGCCGTCATCGCCCTGCGGGATGGTAAGCTGTGCCTCATGTGGCGTCTGGGAAACATGCGCAAGAGTCACATAGTTGAAGCACATGTTCGTGCTCAGCTCATTAAGCCAAAAGTGACGGCAGAGGGTGAGTACCTCCCTCTGGAGCAAACAGACATTGACGTCGGCTATGATGACGGGTTGGATCGGCTGTTTCTAGTGTCGCCTTTGGTGGTGGTCCACGAGATCAACAAGAACAGCCCTCTGTATGACATGAGCTGTAGTGACCTGCACAAAGAGGACTTTGAGATCGTGGTCATCCTGGAAGGAATGGTCGAGGCCACAGCTATGACCACTCAGGCCCGCACCTCCTACTTAGCCAAGGAGATTCTATGGGGCCACCGCTTTGAGCCTGTGGTCTTTGAAAAGGGTGACCGCTACCATGTGGACTATTCCCGCTTCCATAAGACCTATGAAGTGCCATCCACGCCTCACTGTAGTGCCAGGGAACTGAGCCACATGAAGGTGCGTGGTGGGcagtcctcttcctccagctcgaGTTACTCCAGGTCTCCCTCACTGTTTGCCCCGAGGCCGTCCCGCCTCCTGGGCCCTCACTCCCCCAGTGCTTTTTGCTACGAGAACGAGGTAGCTTTGTGTTGTGGGgacgatgaggatgaggagaacgCAAAGAAGGAGGCGGGAAGCCTGAACATAAGAAGTGACAGAGAATTAAAGATGAGAGATGACATTCACTCGGGTTTCAAGGAGACATTTGTGGAGGAGCAGACAGCGGAGATGCTGTGTGTTCTGGACACAGATAATCAAATCAGCCTTGACAGACTACAGCCCACCCTACCTTTATACATCAGCAGAGAGTCAGGAGTTTAA